One segment of Curtobacterium sp. MR_MD2014 DNA contains the following:
- a CDS encoding ABC transporter substrate-binding protein, whose translation MITARIRVALAAATALGVAAALTGCSSGDPLSSGSSASSDSKTIVIGSQQYYSNEIIAELYAQVLEKDGFTVERNFNIGQREVYIPQLEKGAIDVMPEYSGNLLQYFDKESTAKSADQIDEALAKALPKGLRVLDEADATDQDSYTVTKQFSEENDVTSLADLKDVKEKLTVGANSEFQTRPYGPEGLKSVYGVDVDFKAVEDSGGALTVKALKDGTVQLADIYSADPSIKANDFVSLKDPENLILPQNVIPVVSDKVDEKAADAIDEVNEKLTTDKLIELNEKSVTDKEKASQIAKQFLQDEGLL comes from the coding sequence GTGATCACAGCACGGATCCGCGTCGCCCTCGCCGCCGCAACGGCACTCGGCGTCGCCGCAGCCCTGACCGGCTGCTCCTCTGGTGACCCGCTCAGCAGCGGCTCCAGCGCGTCGTCCGACTCGAAGACGATCGTCATCGGCTCGCAGCAGTACTACTCGAACGAGATCATCGCCGAGCTCTACGCGCAGGTGCTCGAGAAGGACGGCTTCACCGTCGAGCGCAACTTCAACATCGGGCAGCGCGAGGTCTACATCCCGCAGCTCGAGAAGGGCGCGATCGACGTCATGCCCGAGTACAGCGGCAACCTGCTGCAGTACTTCGACAAGGAGTCGACGGCCAAGAGTGCGGACCAGATCGACGAGGCGCTCGCGAAGGCCCTGCCGAAGGGTCTGCGGGTCCTCGACGAGGCCGACGCCACCGACCAGGACAGCTACACCGTGACGAAGCAGTTCTCCGAGGAGAACGACGTCACGAGCCTGGCCGACCTGAAGGACGTCAAGGAGAAGCTGACCGTCGGCGCGAACTCCGAGTTCCAGACCCGCCCGTACGGCCCCGAGGGCCTGAAGTCGGTCTACGGCGTGGACGTCGACTTCAAGGCGGTCGAGGACTCCGGCGGCGCCCTGACGGTGAAGGCGCTCAAGGACGGCACCGTTCAGCTCGCCGACATCTACAGCGCGGACCCGAGCATCAAGGCGAACGACTTCGTCTCGCTCAAGGACCCGGAGAACCTGATCCTGCCGCAGAACGTCATCCCGGTGGTCTCCGACAAGGTCGACGAGAAGGCTGCGGACGCCATCGACGAGGTGAACGAGAAGCTCACCACCGACAAGCTCATCGAGCTCAACGAGAAGAGCGTCACGGACAAGGAGAAGGCCTCGCAGATCGCGAAGCAGTTCCTCCAGGACGAGGGTCTGCTCTAG
- a CDS encoding cytochrome ubiquinol oxidase subunit I, whose amino-acid sequence MNDILDPLILSRWQFGLTTIYHFLFVPLTIGMALVVAVFQSAWVRTGRAHYLQLTRFFGRIFLINFAMGVVTGIVQEFQFGMNWSNYSRFVGDVFGAPLALEGILAFFFEAAFIGIWIFGWDRLPRALHLASIWCVSVGTMMSAYFILAANAFMQHPVGFAINEAKGRAELTDIWAVLTNKVALAAFPHTLFGAFMVAASVIIAVAAWHLARNQNLETMMPALKFGMWTMLASGALTVLSGDQLGLTMVDTQPMKMAAAEALYNTSTGKDASFSIFTLGTPDGVHELFSIRIPYLLSFLSTHTFTGTVEGVNDLQAQYTQVYGPGDYKPIIWVTYWSFRWMIALGVGAVLVSVVGLWLTRKGRFPTQRWVWRIATWSVPLPMAAMIMGWVFTEMGRQPWLVFGLLRTADGVSPNVTGVEVLISLVVFTLIYGALAVVEFRLIKKVAQEGPAAPAKVDEVTGEVEHEVTVY is encoded by the coding sequence ATGAACGACATCCTCGATCCCCTGATCCTGTCGCGGTGGCAGTTCGGTCTGACGACGATCTACCACTTCCTCTTCGTCCCGCTGACGATCGGCATGGCGCTCGTCGTTGCCGTCTTCCAGTCGGCGTGGGTGCGGACCGGGCGCGCTCACTACCTCCAGCTGACCCGTTTCTTCGGGCGCATCTTCCTCATCAACTTCGCGATGGGCGTCGTCACCGGAATCGTCCAGGAGTTCCAGTTCGGCATGAACTGGTCGAACTACTCGCGGTTCGTGGGCGACGTCTTCGGTGCCCCGCTCGCGCTCGAGGGCATCCTCGCGTTCTTCTTCGAGGCGGCGTTCATCGGCATCTGGATCTTCGGGTGGGACCGCCTGCCGCGGGCGCTGCACCTGGCGAGCATCTGGTGCGTCAGCGTCGGCACGATGATGTCGGCGTACTTCATCCTGGCGGCGAACGCCTTCATGCAGCACCCCGTCGGCTTCGCGATCAACGAGGCGAAGGGCCGCGCCGAGCTCACCGACATCTGGGCCGTCCTGACCAACAAGGTCGCGCTGGCCGCCTTCCCGCACACGCTCTTCGGGGCCTTCATGGTCGCCGCCTCGGTGATCATCGCGGTCGCGGCGTGGCACCTCGCACGCAACCAGAACCTCGAGACGATGATGCCGGCGCTCAAGTTCGGCATGTGGACGATGCTGGCGTCCGGCGCGCTGACCGTGCTGTCCGGCGATCAGCTCGGGCTCACGATGGTCGACACCCAGCCCATGAAGATGGCCGCGGCCGAGGCGCTCTACAACACCTCGACGGGCAAGGACGCCTCGTTCTCGATCTTCACGCTCGGCACCCCGGACGGTGTGCACGAACTGTTCTCGATCCGCATCCCGTACCTGCTCTCGTTCCTGTCGACGCACACCTTCACCGGCACGGTCGAGGGCGTCAACGACCTGCAGGCGCAGTACACGCAGGTGTACGGCCCCGGCGACTACAAGCCGATCATCTGGGTGACCTACTGGTCGTTCCGGTGGATGATCGCCCTCGGTGTCGGGGCGGTGCTCGTGTCGGTCGTCGGCCTGTGGCTGACCCGCAAGGGCCGGTTCCCGACGCAGCGCTGGGTGTGGCGCATCGCCACCTGGTCGGTCCCGCTGCCGATGGCCGCGATGATCATGGGCTGGGTCTTCACCGAGATGGGCCGCCAGCCGTGGCTCGTGTTCGGGCTGCTCCGCACGGCGGACGGCGTCTCGCCGAACGTCACCGGGGTCGAGGTCCTCATCTCCCTGGTCGTGTTCACGCTGATCTACGGCGCGCTCGCGGTCGTCGAGTTCCGGCTCATCAAGAAGGTCGCGCAGGAGGGCCCCGCCGCCCCTGCGAAGGTCGACGAGGTCACCGGCGAGGTCGAGCACGAAGTGACGGTGTACTGA
- the cydB gene encoding cytochrome d ubiquinol oxidase subunit II — protein sequence MDLPVLWFAIVGLFFVGYFVLDGFDFGVGMSLPFLGKDDTDRRVLINTIGPVWDLNETWVIVAGACLFAAFPEWYATMFSGFYLALLLILVALIARGVSFEYRHQRKHPEWKRRFDLMIIVGSAVPSFLWGVAFGNVVRGIPMDAGHNFTGTFLDLLNPFALLTGLATLMVFFTHGVVFVALKTEGEIRVRAKRLATRAGVLTIVVGAAFLVAMAFVRATPASLVLSVVAALALVLAVLCTAWGKEGRAFTLMAVTIAAVVLAMFTAIFPDVMPASNDPANSLTVVNASSGQYTLTVMSWVALIFVPLVLAYQAWTYWVFRKRVSRAHIDQAAH from the coding sequence ATGGATCTGCCAGTCCTGTGGTTCGCGATCGTCGGACTGTTCTTCGTCGGGTACTTCGTCCTCGACGGGTTCGACTTCGGTGTCGGGATGTCCCTGCCGTTCCTCGGCAAGGACGACACCGACCGCCGTGTGCTCATCAACACGATCGGCCCGGTGTGGGACCTCAACGAGACCTGGGTCATCGTCGCCGGGGCCTGCTTGTTCGCGGCGTTCCCGGAGTGGTACGCGACGATGTTCTCCGGCTTCTACCTCGCCCTGCTGCTCATCCTCGTGGCGCTCATCGCCCGTGGGGTCTCGTTCGAGTACCGCCACCAGCGGAAGCACCCGGAGTGGAAGCGCCGGTTCGACCTGATGATCATCGTCGGCAGCGCCGTGCCGTCGTTCCTGTGGGGCGTCGCGTTCGGCAACGTCGTCCGCGGGATCCCGATGGACGCCGGGCACAACTTCACGGGCACGTTCCTCGACCTGCTCAACCCGTTCGCGCTGCTGACCGGCCTCGCGACCCTGATGGTGTTCTTCACGCACGGCGTCGTGTTCGTCGCACTGAAGACCGAGGGTGAGATCCGCGTGCGGGCGAAGCGCCTGGCGACCCGGGCGGGCGTGCTGACGATCGTCGTCGGTGCCGCGTTCCTGGTGGCGATGGCGTTCGTGCGGGCGACGCCGGCGAGCCTGGTGCTCTCGGTCGTCGCGGCACTCGCGCTCGTCCTCGCCGTGCTCTGCACCGCGTGGGGCAAGGAGGGGCGGGCGTTCACGCTGATGGCGGTCACGATCGCCGCCGTGGTCCTGGCGATGTTCACCGCGATCTTCCCCGACGTCATGCCGGCGTCGAACGACCCGGCCAACAGCCTGACCGTGGTCAACGCGTCGAGCGGGCAGTACACGCTGACGGTGATGAGCTGGGTCGCGCTGATCTTCGTCCCGCTCGTGCTGGCCTACCAGGCCTGGACCTACTGGGTGTTCCGCAAGCGCGTCTCGCGGGCCCACATCGACCAGGCCGCGCACTAG
- the cydD gene encoding thiol reductant ABC exporter subunit CydD — translation MKPLDPRLLRLSRAARWSVVASAGTGLVRTLATIGVAWGIAAAVTLGVDAVRDGRLPETFVPTLALLAGAFVVRAVAAWATDDLAARAGATVKSELRATVLSRAAERGPSWLAARSSAGFATALGPGLDALDAYFGRYVPQLALTAVATPVLLVAIGLGDLTSAVVIVLAMPVIPVFMVLIGLATQALQRRQADALTRLGGAFTEAVEGLATLKVFGRARRQVDRIGTVTDEYRRGTIGVLRLSFVSGFALELAASLSVALVAVSIGVRLVDGSLGLGAAMFVLVLAPEAFAPLRQVGADFHAAQDGVEASGAVLDVLDDRGRDTSTSAPAPGAPAAAATDLVLEGLVVRRPDVVVGPLDLRVAPGTVVALAGPSGSGKSSLIAAIRGVLAHDGTVTVPGPADATRADRTTWGDQRPRLVRGTVAENVALHTRPDDHDVRRALGEAGLGVEPSLPVGPGGAGLSGGQAQRVAVARALYRARRARTPLVLLDEPTSALDADAEQIVVDAVRSLAADGAVVVVASHRPAVLAAADVRVDLRPGGAVTVTHRQEARS, via the coding sequence GTGAAGCCGCTCGATCCTCGTCTGCTGCGCCTGTCGCGTGCCGCGCGCTGGTCCGTCGTCGCGTCCGCGGGGACGGGCCTGGTCCGCACACTCGCGACGATCGGTGTCGCGTGGGGGATCGCGGCGGCCGTCACGCTCGGCGTCGACGCGGTGCGCGACGGCCGGCTCCCGGAGACGTTCGTCCCGACGCTGGCGCTGCTGGCCGGTGCGTTCGTCGTCCGTGCCGTCGCCGCGTGGGCGACGGACGACCTGGCGGCGCGGGCCGGGGCGACGGTGAAGAGCGAGCTCCGTGCGACCGTCCTCTCCCGGGCGGCCGAGCGCGGACCGTCCTGGCTCGCCGCCCGGTCGAGCGCCGGCTTCGCCACGGCGCTCGGCCCCGGGCTCGACGCCCTCGACGCGTACTTCGGGCGGTACGTCCCACAGCTCGCGCTCACCGCCGTCGCGACCCCGGTGCTCCTCGTCGCGATCGGGCTCGGTGACCTGACGAGCGCGGTCGTCATCGTGCTCGCGATGCCGGTGATCCCCGTGTTCATGGTGCTCATCGGTCTGGCGACCCAGGCGCTGCAGCGGCGGCAGGCCGACGCGCTCACCCGCCTCGGCGGCGCCTTCACCGAGGCGGTGGAGGGCCTCGCCACCCTCAAGGTCTTCGGACGTGCCCGCCGCCAGGTCGACCGCATCGGCACCGTCACCGACGAGTACCGGCGCGGCACCATCGGCGTCCTGCGTCTGTCCTTCGTCAGCGGCTTCGCCCTCGAACTCGCCGCGAGCCTGTCCGTCGCCCTCGTCGCGGTGTCGATCGGCGTCCGACTCGTCGACGGCTCGCTCGGCCTCGGCGCCGCGATGTTCGTCCTGGTGCTCGCCCCGGAGGCGTTCGCACCCCTCCGCCAGGTCGGCGCCGACTTCCACGCCGCCCAGGACGGCGTCGAGGCGTCCGGCGCCGTGCTCGACGTCCTCGACGACCGGGGACGCGACACGTCGACCAGCGCACCCGCGCCCGGCGCCCCGGCCGCCGCGGCCACCGACCTGGTGCTCGAGGGCCTGGTGGTCCGTCGCCCCGACGTCGTCGTCGGACCGCTCGACCTGCGCGTCGCGCCCGGCACCGTCGTCGCCCTCGCCGGGCCCAGCGGGTCCGGTAAGTCCAGTCTCATCGCGGCGATCCGGGGTGTCCTCGCCCACGACGGCACGGTGACGGTGCCCGGTCCGGCCGACGCCACCCGCGCCGACCGCACGACCTGGGGTGACCAGCGTCCGCGCCTGGTGCGCGGCACGGTCGCCGAGAACGTCGCCCTGCACACGCGACCCGACGACCACGACGTGCGCCGCGCCCTGGGCGAGGCGGGGCTGGGTGTCGAGCCGAGCCTCCCGGTCGGACCCGGGGGAGCCGGTCTCTCGGGCGGTCAGGCGCAGCGCGTCGCGGTCGCCCGGGCCCTGTACCGGGCGCGTCGCGCCCGCACCCCGCTCGTCCTGCTCGACGAGCCGACGTCGGCCCTCGACGCCGACGCGGAGCAGATCGTCGTCGACGCCGTCCGGTCGCTCGCCGCCGACGGCGCGGTCGTCGTCGTGGCGAGCCACCGCCCCGCCGTGCTGGCCGCCGCCGACGTCCGCGTCGACCTCCGCCCCGGCGGAGCGGTGACCGTGACGCACCGACAGGAGGCACGCTCGTGA
- the cydC gene encoding thiol reductant ABC exporter subunit CydC: MSREARPTPVLRLALPHGAGWAKAVAAGTLSAVCAVALLAASGYLITRAAEQPPILYLTLVMVGVRAFALGRAALRYVDRLAGHDASFRQLAVVRTEMYRRLASVAPAGLGATGRGDLLTRLVTDTDRLQDLPIRVVGPLVSAGVVAVLSVVAVAVVWWPAAVVLVVALAVAALLGTVTTLSVARRSDRETAAERGRVADLVLDTVRTLDVFAAYGTLPDRLAGIAALDARVTRAVRRRATVESLVGALVGLVGGGAVVGVLAVGAPAVVSGALDGPLWALAVFVPLALFEVVGGVPLAVLTLRRVRAAAERVEEVVPAEIPAGIVPEPDVPADPSDLVVDGPVRVAVRDLTVRWPGASAPAVDRVSFDLHPGEVVVLEGPSGAGKSTLVDALVRFVDHEGSYTLDGVGTRSMHPDAVRARVGLVEQDPFVFDQSVRQNLLFARDTATDAELSDVLDRVGLGPWVAGRGGLDAPVGERGGLLSGGQAHRLALARALLHAFPVLVLDEPTADVDPDLGDAVLRDLVGAARRAGRTVLVVSHVPVPADLVDRTLRMRDGRLVEG; encoded by the coding sequence GTGAGCCGGGAGGCCCGTCCCACCCCCGTCCTGCGGCTGGCGCTCCCGCACGGGGCCGGCTGGGCGAAGGCGGTCGCCGCCGGCACGCTCAGTGCGGTCTGTGCGGTGGCGCTCCTGGCGGCGAGCGGCTACCTCATCACCCGCGCGGCCGAGCAGCCGCCGATCCTCTACCTGACGCTCGTCATGGTCGGGGTGCGTGCGTTCGCCCTCGGCCGGGCCGCACTGCGCTACGTCGACCGGCTCGCCGGGCACGACGCGTCGTTCCGGCAGCTCGCCGTCGTCCGGACCGAGATGTACCGACGGCTCGCCTCGGTCGCGCCGGCCGGGCTCGGGGCGACCGGGCGCGGCGACCTGCTCACCCGGCTCGTCACGGACACCGACCGGCTGCAGGACCTGCCGATCCGCGTCGTCGGCCCGCTCGTGTCGGCCGGGGTCGTCGCCGTGCTCTCCGTCGTCGCGGTCGCGGTGGTCTGGTGGCCCGCGGCGGTGGTGCTCGTCGTCGCCCTCGCCGTCGCCGCGCTGCTCGGGACGGTCACGACCCTGTCCGTCGCGCGGCGATCGGACCGCGAGACGGCGGCCGAGCGCGGACGGGTCGCGGACCTGGTGCTCGACACCGTCCGGACCCTCGACGTGTTCGCCGCGTACGGCACGCTGCCCGACCGCCTGGCCGGCATCGCCGCGCTCGACGCCCGCGTGACCCGCGCCGTCCGGCGTCGTGCGACCGTCGAGTCGCTCGTCGGGGCCCTCGTCGGCCTGGTCGGTGGCGGCGCCGTCGTCGGGGTGCTCGCGGTCGGTGCTCCCGCGGTCGTCTCGGGCGCGCTGGACGGACCGCTCTGGGCGCTCGCCGTCTTCGTGCCGCTCGCACTCTTCGAGGTCGTCGGCGGGGTCCCGCTCGCCGTCCTGACGCTGCGCCGGGTCCGCGCCGCCGCGGAACGGGTCGAGGAGGTCGTCCCCGCGGAGATCCCGGCCGGCATCGTTCCGGAGCCCGACGTGCCGGCCGACCCGTCGGACCTCGTCGTCGACGGGCCGGTGCGGGTGGCGGTGCGGGACCTGACCGTGCGGTGGCCCGGCGCGTCAGCGCCCGCGGTGGACCGGGTGTCGTTCGACCTCCACCCGGGTGAGGTCGTCGTGCTCGAGGGGCCGAGCGGTGCCGGGAAGTCCACCCTCGTGGACGCCCTGGTGCGGTTCGTCGACCACGAGGGGTCGTACACGCTCGACGGGGTCGGGACGCGGTCGATGCACCCGGACGCGGTGCGCGCACGGGTCGGGCTCGTGGAGCAGGACCCGTTCGTGTTCGACCAGTCGGTGCGGCAGAACCTGCTCTTCGCGCGGGACACCGCGACGGACGCCGAGCTCAGCGACGTGCTCGACCGGGTCGGGCTCGGCCCGTGGGTCGCGGGGCGCGGTGGGCTCGACGCCCCGGTGGGGGAGCGCGGCGGACTGCTCTCCGGCGGGCAGGCGCACCGCCTCGCGCTCGCCCGGGCGCTGCTGCACGCGTTCCCGGTGCTGGTGCTCGACGAGCCGACCGCGGACGTCGACCCCGACCTCGGCGACGCGGTGCTCCGCGACCTCGTCGGTGCGGCGCGGCGGGCCGGACGCACCGTGCTGGTCGTGTCCCACGTGCCGGTCCCGGCCGACCTGGTGGACCGGACCCTGCGGATGCGTGACGGGCGCCTCGTCGAGGGGTGA
- the leuS gene encoding leucine--tRNA ligase, whose product MIVTTEHSTANATEHPAGPAAVDPDAYDFRRIQEKWQPRWEELGLFTTDLDDSRPRKYILEMFPYPSGDLHMGHAENWALGDFVARYWRQQGFNVLHPIGWDSFGLPAENAAIKRGVDPAQWTYANIEQQKASFKRYAPSFDWTTEIHTSDPEYYKWNQWLFLKMYEKGLAYRKDSWVNWDPVDQTVLANEQVLPDGTSDRSGAVVVKKKLTQWYFAITKYADRLLDDLNQLEGRWPAKVIAQQRNWIGRSVGADVDFVIEGHDEPVTVFTTRPDTIHGVTFLVVAPDSDLAASLVSVAPDDVRADFDAYLTATQKTSEIDRQNADRPKTGVPLGRSAIHPLTGERLPIWAADYVLADYGHGAVMAVPAHDQRDLDFARAFDLPVKVVVDTNQPVTGAIPVIPEGATLEDLPALDPVSTGEALTGQGRMINSGPLDGMSKQHAITAAISLLEERGTGRAAKTYRLRDWLISRQRFWGTPIPIIHGADGTEHPVPMDQLPVRLPSTEGLDLKPKGTSPLGGATDWVNVPNPVDGTPALRDTDTMDTFVDSSWYFLRFLSAQDDTQAFDPEAARRWAPVDQYIGGIEHAILHLLYARFVTKVLFDLGYLDFTEPFSALLNQGMVLSGGSKMSKSKGGVSLGDELDANGVDAIRLVMGFAGPPEDDINWEDVSPSASARFLARAYRLALDVTSAPDAVWADGDRALRQVTHRFLADAPGMMEAFKFNVVIARLMDLVNVTRKAIDSGPGAGDPAVREAVETIALALAVFAPYTGEEMWEKLGYEATVATYGWRKADPTLLVQETLTAVVQVNGKVRDSFEVSKSIEADELEQLARASANVQRYIGDREIVKVIVRAPKLVNIAIKG is encoded by the coding sequence GTGATCGTGACCACCGAGCACTCCACTGCGAACGCAACCGAGCACCCCGCCGGACCCGCAGCCGTCGATCCCGACGCCTACGACTTCCGCCGCATCCAGGAGAAGTGGCAGCCCCGCTGGGAGGAGCTCGGCCTCTTCACGACCGACCTCGACGACTCGCGCCCGCGCAAGTACATCCTCGAGATGTTCCCGTACCCGTCCGGCGACCTGCACATGGGGCACGCCGAGAACTGGGCACTCGGCGACTTCGTGGCCCGCTACTGGCGGCAGCAGGGCTTCAACGTCCTGCACCCCATCGGCTGGGACTCCTTCGGCCTGCCCGCCGAGAACGCGGCGATCAAGCGCGGGGTCGACCCGGCGCAGTGGACCTACGCGAACATCGAGCAGCAGAAGGCCTCGTTCAAGCGCTACGCGCCGTCGTTCGACTGGACGACGGAGATCCACACGTCGGACCCCGAGTACTACAAGTGGAACCAGTGGCTGTTCCTCAAGATGTACGAGAAGGGCCTGGCTTACCGGAAGGACAGCTGGGTCAACTGGGACCCGGTGGACCAGACCGTGCTCGCGAACGAGCAGGTGCTGCCCGACGGCACCTCGGACCGTTCCGGCGCCGTCGTCGTCAAGAAGAAGCTGACGCAGTGGTACTTCGCGATCACGAAGTACGCGGACCGGCTGCTCGACGACCTCAACCAGCTCGAGGGTCGCTGGCCGGCGAAGGTGATCGCGCAGCAGCGCAACTGGATCGGCCGTTCGGTCGGCGCCGACGTCGACTTCGTCATCGAGGGGCACGACGAGCCCGTCACCGTGTTCACCACACGTCCGGACACCATCCACGGGGTGACGTTCCTCGTCGTGGCGCCGGACTCGGACCTGGCGGCGTCGCTGGTCTCCGTCGCCCCTGACGACGTGCGTGCCGACTTCGACGCGTACCTGACCGCGACGCAGAAGACCTCGGAGATCGACCGGCAGAACGCCGACCGGCCGAAGACCGGCGTGCCGCTCGGCCGCTCCGCGATCCACCCGCTCACGGGGGAGCGCCTGCCGATCTGGGCCGCCGACTACGTGCTCGCCGACTACGGCCACGGCGCCGTGATGGCGGTCCCGGCGCACGACCAGCGCGACCTCGACTTCGCCCGGGCCTTCGACCTGCCCGTCAAGGTCGTCGTCGACACGAACCAGCCGGTCACCGGTGCCATCCCGGTCATCCCCGAGGGGGCGACGCTCGAGGACCTGCCCGCGCTCGACCCCGTCTCGACCGGCGAGGCGCTCACCGGCCAGGGCCGGATGATCAACTCCGGGCCGCTCGACGGCATGTCGAAGCAGCACGCCATCACCGCGGCGATCTCCCTGCTCGAGGAGCGCGGGACCGGCCGGGCCGCGAAGACCTACCGCCTGCGCGACTGGCTCATCTCCCGTCAGCGCTTCTGGGGCACCCCGATCCCGATCATCCACGGCGCCGACGGCACCGAGCACCCGGTCCCGATGGACCAGCTGCCGGTGCGCCTGCCGTCGACCGAGGGCCTCGACCTCAAGCCGAAGGGCACCTCGCCGCTCGGTGGAGCGACCGACTGGGTGAACGTGCCGAACCCGGTGGACGGCACCCCGGCGCTCCGCGACACGGACACGATGGACACCTTCGTCGACTCGTCGTGGTACTTCCTGCGCTTCCTGTCGGCCCAGGACGACACGCAGGCGTTCGACCCCGAGGCCGCTCGGAGGTGGGCGCCGGTCGACCAGTACATCGGTGGCATCGAGCACGCGATCCTGCACCTGCTCTACGCGCGCTTCGTCACGAAGGTCCTGTTCGACCTCGGCTACCTCGACTTCACCGAGCCGTTCTCGGCGCTGCTCAACCAGGGCATGGTGCTCTCCGGCGGCTCGAAGATGTCGAAGTCGAAGGGCGGCGTCTCGCTCGGCGACGAGCTCGACGCGAACGGCGTCGACGCGATCCGACTCGTGATGGGCTTCGCCGGGCCGCCGGAGGACGACATCAACTGGGAGGACGTGTCGCCGTCGGCGTCGGCACGCTTCCTCGCCCGTGCCTACCGCCTGGCGCTCGACGTGACCTCGGCACCGGACGCCGTCTGGGCCGACGGCGACCGTGCCCTGCGCCAGGTGACGCACCGCTTCCTGGCCGACGCGCCGGGGATGATGGAGGCCTTCAAGTTCAACGTCGTGATCGCGCGACTGATGGACCTGGTGAACGTCACCCGCAAGGCGATCGACAGCGGCCCCGGCGCCGGTGACCCCGCCGTGCGCGAGGCCGTCGAGACGATCGCCCTCGCCCTCGCCGTCTTCGCCCCGTACACCGGCGAGGAGATGTGGGAGAAGCTGGGCTACGAGGCCACGGTCGCCACGTACGGCTGGCGGAAGGCGGACCCGACGCTGCTCGTGCAGGAGACGCTCACCGCGGTCGTGCAGGTCAACGGCAAGGTGCGCGACTCGTTCGAGGTGTCGAAGTCGATCGAGGCGGACGAGCTCGAGCAGCTCGCGCGGGCCTCGGCGAACGTGCAGCGGTACATCGGTGACCGCGAGATCGTCAAGGTCATCGTGCGGGCGCCGAAGCTCGTGAACATCGCGATCAAGGGCTGA
- a CDS encoding ComEA family DNA-binding protein — MTASSPGGPGADGSWASRFALSPRAAVVLAAVVVGLALVVVAIGTLGTRSTAGVTVTSAPSTASGRPDPGPSTDATGGAPGSGSRSGSASAAAVTVYVLGAVVRAGVVEVPAGTRVDGALQRAGGATADADLARLNLARPVVDGERLYVPRVGETEVPEALRPDAPGAGGGSAAVGGGAGGADDTGAAVVDLNTADQPTLETLPGIGPALAARILAWREEHGGFTSVDDLLEVSGIGDTRLAELRDRVRV, encoded by the coding sequence ATGACTGCTTCGTCTCCTGGAGGACCCGGTGCCGACGGGTCGTGGGCGTCCCGGTTCGCGCTCTCGCCCCGGGCGGCCGTGGTGCTGGCCGCCGTGGTGGTCGGGCTCGCGCTCGTGGTCGTCGCGATCGGGACCCTCGGGACGCGATCGACGGCCGGGGTGACGGTGACGAGCGCGCCCTCGACGGCGTCCGGCCGACCGGATCCGGGTCCGAGCACGGACGCCACGGGCGGCGCTCCCGGGTCCGGATCGCGCTCGGGATCGGCGAGTGCCGCGGCGGTCACCGTGTACGTGCTCGGCGCGGTGGTCCGGGCCGGGGTCGTCGAGGTCCCCGCCGGGACCCGTGTGGACGGCGCGCTGCAGCGAGCGGGGGGAGCCACGGCCGACGCCGACCTCGCCCGGCTCAACCTCGCTCGTCCGGTGGTGGACGGAGAACGCCTGTACGTGCCGCGGGTCGGGGAGACCGAGGTGCCCGAGGCGCTCCGGCCGGACGCGCCGGGTGCCGGGGGCGGGAGTGCCGCCGTCGGGGGTGGTGCCGGCGGCGCGGACGACACGGGCGCGGCCGTCGTCGACCTCAACACCGCCGACCAGCCGACGCTCGAGACCCTGCCCGGCATCGGCCCGGCACTGGCTGCCCGCATCCTGGCGTGGCGCGAGGAGCACGGCGGGTTCACGTCGGTGGACGACCTGCTCGAGGTCAGCGGCATCGGCGACACCCGCCTCGCCGAGCTGCGGGACCGGGTCCGGGTCTGA